One Cellulomonas sp. NS3 genomic region harbors:
- a CDS encoding PQQ-binding-like beta-propeller repeat protein: MAPVRPAARMQPVEILEEDLPDTGARRRHPQPPTEVRPPDDVLVADDGAGAAPPPAPDVRHLLRRWWPVPVALVVAVAAVGAVGTQRDRERAERLAAVPGVVRPLDGPPEVLWTAPAAPGDQLLVARGLLVVVQPRTDAWHATAHDVRTGEARWTADVAPAAGAAMESGPVRCPDPGVDVGAVVVCLATDPDPLYADDPDGTVASGDVAAFSEVEVALPETRVVALSARDGSALGTWTLLGELVAAGRVGDDVVVVSVDGDEHVVAARRDGATGAVRWGWRSPVPIRGTSVRALTSVEVTRGLVVVAGSATRVLDVADGTELTAAPDFSFLRVVPLRAGFGTWSPAQGGAVHATAGAVTADVPGLPAPLAVDDGSEPGLVVLDAGHAVVGYDAATGEERWRATTALDPEIVVDHRLVVAGASRYGVVDARTGAEVWDEELGAPLPWPPLTDGALVLGPGLGPGGSTHLVGRGVPDGVRYWSVPVPPETRHVRAVAGHLVLTTGDEHRALG, encoded by the coding sequence ATGGCGCCCGTGCGGCCCGCTGCGAGGATGCAGCCCGTCGAGATCCTCGAGGAGGACCTCCCGGACACGGGCGCGCGGCGACGGCACCCGCAGCCACCCACGGAGGTCCGGCCCCCGGACGACGTGCTCGTCGCAGACGACGGCGCGGGGGCCGCCCCGCCGCCCGCACCGGACGTGCGGCACCTCCTGCGCCGCTGGTGGCCCGTGCCTGTCGCCCTCGTCGTCGCGGTGGCCGCGGTCGGCGCGGTGGGGACGCAGCGGGACCGCGAGCGCGCGGAACGCCTCGCGGCGGTGCCCGGCGTGGTGCGTCCGCTCGACGGGCCGCCCGAGGTGCTGTGGACCGCGCCTGCGGCGCCCGGGGACCAGCTCCTCGTCGCGCGCGGGCTGCTCGTCGTGGTGCAGCCCCGCACGGACGCCTGGCACGCGACCGCGCACGACGTGCGCACCGGTGAGGCGCGATGGACGGCCGACGTGGCGCCGGCGGCCGGGGCGGCGATGGAGTCGGGACCGGTGCGCTGCCCCGACCCGGGCGTCGACGTCGGCGCCGTGGTGGTCTGCCTCGCGACCGACCCGGACCCGCTGTACGCCGACGACCCGGACGGCACGGTCGCCTCCGGTGACGTCGCGGCGTTCTCGGAGGTCGAGGTCGCCCTGCCCGAGACCCGGGTCGTCGCCCTGTCCGCGCGGGACGGGTCCGCGCTCGGGACGTGGACCCTGCTCGGTGAGCTGGTGGCGGCCGGGCGGGTGGGGGACGACGTCGTCGTCGTGTCGGTCGACGGCGACGAGCACGTCGTCGCCGCCCGGCGGGACGGCGCGACCGGAGCGGTCCGGTGGGGGTGGCGCAGCCCCGTGCCGATCCGCGGGACGAGCGTGCGGGCGCTCACGTCCGTCGAGGTCACGCGCGGGCTCGTCGTGGTCGCCGGGTCTGCGACCCGCGTGCTCGACGTCGCCGACGGCACGGAGCTGACGGCCGCACCCGACTTCAGCTTCCTGCGCGTCGTGCCCCTGCGTGCGGGCTTCGGGACGTGGTCGCCGGCCCAGGGCGGAGCGGTGCACGCCACGGCGGGGGCCGTCACGGCGGACGTGCCCGGGCTCCCGGCGCCGCTCGCCGTCGACGACGGGTCCGAGCCCGGGCTCGTCGTGCTCGACGCGGGCCACGCGGTGGTGGGCTACGACGCCGCGACGGGCGAGGAGCGGTGGCGTGCGACCACGGCGCTCGACCCCGAGATCGTCGTCGACCACCGCCTCGTCGTCGCGGGCGCGAGCCGCTACGGGGTCGTGGACGCGCGCACCGGGGCGGAGGTGTGGGACGAGGAGCTCGGCGCGCCGCTGCCGTGGCCGCCCCTGACGGACGGCGCCCTGGTGCTGGGCCCGGGGCTCGGCCCGGGCGGGTCGACGCACCTCGTCGGGCGCGGGGTGCCGGACGGCGTGCGGTACTGGTCGGTCCCCGTCCCGCCGGAGACGCGCCACGTGCGCGCCGTCGCGGGGCACCTCGTGCTGACGACCGGGGACGAGCACCGTGCGCTGGGCTGA